One genomic segment of Streptomyces niveus includes these proteins:
- a CDS encoding DUF5926 family protein, whose amino-acid sequence MAKKRPQTKAAKAQSAKAQLTDGPIPVVGAREPCPCGSGRRYKACHGRAAAHAVTELVQRPFDGLAGECDWIALRELVPAATAELTLKGGLPEGVPSVTLATVLPMAWPALRRDDGSVLLALQNDTSSGDLSRDLADTLRRALTAEPGNPVAAERVPADGPRLQDLLDPEADFAPVVHPGFEFWVPDAENATPEVSASLERANAAAIPTVKLSGTDAAYWCETPDKNHLRWVMPHPEEKLLDALARLHAAGTSSLGEGTRLVGSFRAHGLTVPVWDLPSAMRAEDCEKPAAELQERLTAALAVDAPLTGDERRARGGLTNRQVTLS is encoded by the coding sequence ATGGCCAAGAAGCGCCCCCAGACCAAGGCCGCGAAGGCTCAGTCCGCGAAAGCTCAGCTCACGGACGGGCCGATTCCGGTCGTGGGGGCCCGCGAGCCCTGCCCGTGCGGCTCGGGCCGCCGCTACAAGGCCTGTCACGGCCGGGCAGCCGCACACGCCGTCACCGAGCTGGTCCAGCGCCCCTTCGACGGACTGGCAGGCGAGTGCGACTGGATCGCGCTGCGCGAGCTGGTGCCCGCCGCGACCGCCGAACTGACCCTCAAGGGCGGCCTGCCGGAGGGCGTACCGTCCGTGACGCTCGCGACCGTCCTGCCGATGGCGTGGCCCGCGCTGCGCCGCGACGACGGCTCCGTCCTGCTCGCGCTCCAGAACGACACCTCGTCCGGCGACCTCAGCCGCGACCTCGCCGACACGCTCCGGCGCGCGCTGACCGCCGAGCCCGGCAATCCGGTCGCCGCCGAGCGCGTCCCGGCCGACGGGCCGCGCCTCCAGGACCTGCTCGACCCGGAGGCCGACTTCGCGCCGGTCGTGCACCCCGGCTTCGAGTTCTGGGTGCCGGACGCCGAGAACGCGACCCCCGAGGTGTCCGCCTCGCTGGAGCGCGCCAACGCCGCCGCGATCCCGACGGTGAAGCTCTCCGGCACGGACGCCGCGTACTGGTGCGAGACGCCGGACAAGAACCATCTGCGCTGGGTCATGCCACACCCGGAGGAGAAGCTGCTCGACGCGCTCGCGCGGCTGCACGCCGCCGGCACGTCGAGCCTCGGCGAGGGGACGCGGCTGGTCGGCTCCTTCCGGGCGCACGGACTGACGGTGCCGGTCTGGGACCTGCCGAGCGCGATGCGCGCGGAGGACTGCGAGAAGCCGGCGGCGGAGCTCCAGGAGCGGCTGACCGCGGCCCTCGCGGTGGACGCGCCACTGACCGGGGACGAGCGCCGGGCGCGCGGCGGTCTCACCAACCGCCAGGTGACCCTCAGCTGA
- a CDS encoding ATP-binding protein codes for MGAFTPWRGAKEVSGVAFVVAQEVPTSSSMAVPHGPAGVGQARHRMREQLRDRGVSDAVVDDAVLILSELLSNACRHGRPLGRAEIGDGDVRAAWQVDPAGRLTVEVTDGGGPTRPVPATPSVTARGGRGLNIITSLAQDWGVRDSASGEVTVWVLVTEGHRREDFATRVNVPELDFNDTFDDLG; via the coding sequence ATCGGGGCATTCACACCGTGGCGTGGGGCAAAGGAGGTCTCGGGGGTGGCGTTTGTGGTGGCACAGGAAGTGCCCACGTCGTCGAGCATGGCCGTTCCCCATGGCCCTGCGGGCGTGGGACAGGCAAGGCACCGGATGCGCGAACAGCTGCGCGACCGAGGAGTCTCGGACGCGGTCGTGGACGATGCCGTACTGATCCTTTCCGAACTGCTCAGCAATGCCTGCCGGCACGGCAGACCGCTGGGCCGGGCGGAGATCGGCGACGGCGACGTACGCGCCGCCTGGCAGGTCGACCCGGCGGGCCGGCTGACCGTCGAAGTGACGGACGGCGGCGGCCCGACACGACCGGTTCCGGCCACACCCTCGGTCACCGCGCGCGGCGGCCGCGGTCTCAACATCATCACCTCGCTCGCCCAGGACTGGGGCGTACGGGACAGCGCGTCCGGCGAGGTCACGGTGTGGGTGCTCGTAACCGAAGGACACCGCCGCGAGGATTTCGCTACGCGCGTCAACGTCCCGGAACTGGACTTCAACGACACCTTCGACGACCTCGGCTGA
- a CDS encoding glycerophosphodiester phosphodiesterase, with product MTHARQPSIQVVAHRGASEDAPEHTLAAYKKAIEDGADALECDVRLTADGHLVCVHDRRVNRTSNGRGAVSALELADLATLDFGSWRETMENTGSEESPDWKDRSLTSVLTLERLLELVADTDRRIELAIETKHPTRWAGQVEERLLHMLARFGLDGPAPDESPVRIMSFSARSLHRIADAAPQLPTVYLMQFVSPRLRDGRLPAGARIAGPGIRIVRNQPGYVERLHRAGHRVHVWTVNEPEDVELCASLGVEAIITNRPKQVLSQLGRLA from the coding sequence GTGACTCACGCACGGCAGCCCAGCATCCAGGTCGTCGCCCACCGAGGAGCCTCCGAGGACGCCCCTGAACACACTCTGGCCGCCTACAAGAAGGCCATCGAGGACGGCGCCGACGCACTGGAATGCGATGTACGGCTCACCGCCGACGGGCACCTGGTGTGCGTACACGACCGGCGCGTGAACCGCACCTCCAACGGACGCGGCGCCGTCTCCGCCCTGGAGCTCGCCGATCTGGCCACCCTCGACTTCGGTTCGTGGAGGGAGACCATGGAGAACACGGGCAGCGAGGAGAGTCCCGACTGGAAGGACCGCTCCCTCACCTCCGTACTGACGCTGGAGCGCCTGCTGGAACTGGTCGCCGACACCGACCGGCGCATCGAACTGGCCATCGAGACCAAACACCCCACCCGCTGGGCCGGACAGGTGGAGGAGCGGCTGCTCCACATGCTGGCGCGCTTCGGACTCGACGGCCCGGCGCCCGACGAGTCGCCCGTGCGCATCATGAGCTTCTCGGCCCGGTCGCTGCACCGCATCGCCGACGCGGCGCCGCAACTGCCCACCGTCTATCTGATGCAGTTCGTCTCACCCCGGCTGCGTGACGGACGGCTGCCTGCGGGGGCCCGGATCGCGGGCCCCGGCATCCGCATCGTGCGCAACCAGCCGGGCTATGTGGAACGGCTGCACAGAGCGGGGCACCGTGTCCATGTCTGGACGGTCAACGAGCCGGAAGACGTCGAACTCTGCGCGAGCCTCGGAGTGGAGGCAATTATCACCAACCGCCCCAAACAGGTGCTGTCCCAGCTGGGACGCCTTGCCTGA
- a CDS encoding S1C family serine protease: protein MSTENEGTAVPSAPSVPPVPVAAPDGTPASAPGGFTQDQRYPDQPGRSSEPGGAGGFGGTAQGSPPAQPPSVPPSEPGQGSEPTTPLPGAVPAYYPGSTGSTGSAPDAGWPPPPPPPAQPSYGGGGGGWGEPPASGPRPARKRPGGLIAAVLAAALVAGVVGGGIGYWAADRNDDSVGGGSTTVSAADAPVLKREAGSTAAVAGKALPSVVTITAQAQGGDGGTGTGFVYDKQGHILTNNHVVASAADGGDLTATFSNGKEYAAEVVGRAEGYDVAVLKLKDPPSGLKPLALGNSDKVAVGDSTIAIGAPFGLSNTVTTGIISAKNRPVASGDGSSDKNSYMSALQTDASINPGNSGGPLLDARGAVIGMNSAIQPSGGGGGGGGGGQSGSVGLGFAIPINQAKNVAEQLIKTGQPVYPVIGATVSMAEGGDGATISGDGGGGTPAVTPDGPAAKAGLKSGDVITKFNDVPIDSGPTLISEIWTHKPGDKIKITYTRDGKESQVEVTLGERKGDSQ, encoded by the coding sequence GTGAGCACCGAGAACGAGGGCACAGCGGTCCCGTCCGCCCCGTCCGTACCTCCCGTGCCGGTTGCCGCTCCTGATGGCACACCCGCGTCCGCTCCGGGAGGGTTCACCCAGGATCAGCGGTACCCCGACCAGCCCGGCCGGTCCAGCGAGCCCGGTGGGGCGGGCGGTTTCGGCGGGACCGCGCAGGGGTCGCCGCCGGCCCAGCCGCCGTCGGTGCCCCCTTCCGAGCCCGGTCAGGGCTCCGAGCCCACGACGCCGCTGCCCGGAGCCGTACCGGCGTACTACCCGGGCTCGACGGGATCGACCGGATCGGCCCCCGACGCGGGATGGCCGCCGCCCCCGCCCCCGCCGGCCCAGCCTTCTTACGGAGGCGGTGGCGGCGGATGGGGCGAGCCGCCCGCGTCCGGCCCGCGTCCGGCCCGCAAGCGCCCCGGCGGTCTGATCGCGGCGGTCCTCGCGGCGGCGCTGGTCGCCGGTGTGGTCGGCGGCGGGATCGGTTACTGGGCGGCGGACCGCAACGACGACAGCGTCGGCGGCGGATCGACCACGGTCTCGGCGGCCGACGCCCCCGTGCTCAAGCGCGAGGCGGGCAGCACGGCGGCGGTGGCCGGCAAGGCGCTGCCGAGCGTCGTGACCATCACGGCGCAGGCCCAGGGCGGTGACGGCGGCACGGGCACGGGCTTCGTCTACGACAAGCAGGGCCACATCCTCACGAACAACCACGTGGTGGCGTCGGCCGCCGACGGCGGAGACCTGACGGCTACCTTCTCCAACGGCAAGGAGTACGCGGCCGAGGTCGTGGGCCGCGCCGAGGGTTACGACGTCGCCGTGCTGAAGCTGAAGGACCCGCCGTCGGGGCTGAAGCCGCTGGCCCTGGGCAATTCGGACAAGGTGGCGGTCGGAGACTCGACGATCGCGATCGGCGCGCCGTTCGGGCTCTCCAACACCGTCACGACGGGCATCATCAGCGCCAAGAACCGCCCGGTGGCCTCCGGTGACGGTTCAAGCGACAAGAACTCGTACATGAGCGCCCTCCAGACGGACGCCTCGATCAACCCCGGCAACTCCGGCGGTCCGCTGCTGGACGCGCGGGGCGCGGTGATCGGCATGAACTCCGCGATCCAGCCCTCGGGCGGCGGCGGTGGCGGCGGTGGCGGAGGCCAGTCCGGCTCGGTCGGCCTGGGCTTCGCCATCCCGATCAACCAGGCGAAGAACGTCGCCGAGCAGCTCATCAAGACCGGCCAGCCCGTCTACCCGGTCATCGGCGCGACGGTCTCCATGGCGGAGGGCGGCGACGGCGCGACGATCTCCGGCGACGGCGGGGGCGGCACCCCGGCGGTGACGCCGGACGGGCCGGCCGCGAAGGCGGGGCTGAAGTCGGGTGACGTGATCACGAAGTTCAACGACGTGCCGATCGACAGCGGCCCGACGCTGATCAGCGAGATCTGGACGCACAAGCCGGGCGACAAGATCAAGATCACGTACACGCGCGACGGCAAGGAGTCGCAGGTCGAGGTCACCCTGGGCGAGCGCAAGGGCGATTCGCAGTAA
- a CDS encoding dihydrofolate reductase family protein, with the protein MRKLMVTTFVSLDGVMQGPGGADEDRDGGFEHGGWSVPHFGADLIERMTTVVRRADALLLGRRTYDIFAATWPLAEADDPIGSKMNGVRKYVASRTLDTVSWQNSTLLTGDVAEAVRVLKQESGDGDDGGGEIQVHGSGDLIQTLIEHDLVDEFHVVVFPVLVGSGKRLFGRGTVPAGLRLLDTASSDSGVVISTYARAGELGYGAMGPETGNW; encoded by the coding sequence ATGCGAAAACTGATGGTCACCACATTCGTCTCCCTCGACGGGGTCATGCAGGGGCCCGGTGGCGCCGACGAGGACCGGGACGGCGGGTTCGAGCACGGCGGCTGGTCCGTACCGCACTTCGGGGCCGATCTCATCGAGCGGATGACCACAGTGGTCCGCCGCGCCGACGCGCTGCTCCTCGGGCGCAGGACGTACGACATCTTCGCCGCCACCTGGCCGCTCGCCGAGGCCGACGACCCGATCGGGTCGAAGATGAACGGGGTGCGGAAGTACGTCGCGTCGCGGACCCTGGACACCGTGTCGTGGCAGAACTCGACGCTGCTGACGGGCGATGTCGCCGAAGCGGTCCGCGTGCTCAAGCAGGAGAGCGGAGACGGCGACGACGGCGGCGGTGAGATCCAGGTGCACGGCAGCGGTGATCTGATTCAGACGCTGATCGAGCACGACCTCGTGGACGAGTTCCATGTGGTGGTCTTCCCGGTGCTCGTCGGCTCCGGCAAGCGGCTCTTCGGCAGGGGCACGGTGCCGGCGGGGCTGAGGCTGCTCGACACCGCGAGTTCCGACAGCGGTGTCGTCATCAGTACGTATGCGCGGGCGGGCGAGCTGGGGTACGGGGCCATGGGCCCGGAGACCGGCAACTGGTGA
- a CDS encoding hydrogenase maturation protein encodes MDILLVASAFNSLTQRVFAELGDRGHRVGLELALGDDPLREAVRRTAPDLIVAPMLRTAIPPDIWSAHVCLIVHPGPVGDRGPSSLDWAIHTGATEWGVTVLQASGEMDGGAVWASARCPVPATVGKSDLYRNEVSDAALEAVLLAVERFASGTYVPRPQETSGPGTEVCVRPYFEQSLRRVDWASDPTETVLRKLRGADSQPGVLDGLLEEEWYLHGGHAEDSLRGRPGELLATRSGAVCRATVDGAVWIPELRPRRRAGGPATFKLPAALALGDRLPALPEVAAPGEPLGERSAGLRTWSDIRYHEDGQVGFLSFTFPGGAMSTEQCRRLLTAYRLACARPTTVLVLGGSRDFFSNGIHLNVIEAAADPAQESWENINAMDDLVEAVLTTTDRLVVSALGGNAAAGGAMLALAADQVWCRSGAVLNPHYRLMGLYGSEYWTYTLPRRVGTEQAERLTRRALPVTAARAREIGLVDVVIDSTPQDFGSAVARHAARLASAPGTQQGISEKKAARERDEALTPLSTYRERELARMRATFFDPGAPYHALRAAFVRKVKPSSTPDHLRSGTSPGAQPLTGHSSGSL; translated from the coding sequence ATGGACATCCTGCTGGTCGCGAGTGCCTTCAACAGTCTGACCCAGCGCGTCTTCGCCGAACTCGGGGACCGCGGACACCGCGTCGGTCTCGAACTCGCCCTGGGTGACGACCCGTTGCGCGAAGCCGTACGCCGTACCGCCCCGGACCTGATCGTCGCCCCGATGCTCAGGACCGCGATCCCGCCCGACATCTGGTCCGCCCACGTCTGTCTGATCGTCCATCCGGGTCCCGTCGGCGACCGCGGACCGTCCTCCTTGGACTGGGCGATCCACACGGGCGCCACCGAGTGGGGCGTGACGGTCCTGCAGGCCTCGGGAGAGATGGACGGCGGGGCGGTGTGGGCCTCGGCCCGGTGTCCGGTACCGGCCACCGTCGGGAAGAGCGACCTCTACCGCAACGAGGTCTCCGACGCAGCGCTGGAGGCGGTGCTGCTCGCCGTGGAGCGTTTCGCCTCCGGAACGTACGTTCCGCGGCCGCAGGAGACCAGCGGTCCGGGCACGGAGGTATGCGTCCGGCCGTACTTCGAGCAGAGTCTGCGGCGCGTGGACTGGGCGTCGGACCCGACCGAGACCGTCCTACGGAAGTTGCGCGGGGCCGATTCGCAGCCCGGCGTTCTGGACGGACTCCTCGAAGAGGAGTGGTATCTGCACGGCGGCCACGCCGAGGACAGCCTGCGGGGGCGCCCCGGAGAACTGCTCGCCACCCGGTCCGGCGCGGTCTGCCGGGCGACGGTGGACGGTGCGGTGTGGATCCCGGAGCTGCGCCCCCGGCGCCGGGCGGGCGGTCCGGCCACCTTCAAGCTGCCTGCCGCTCTCGCCCTCGGTGACCGGCTGCCGGCGCTGCCCGAGGTCGCCGCACCTGGGGAACCGCTTGGGGAGCGGTCCGCCGGCCTCCGGACGTGGAGCGACATCCGCTACCACGAGGACGGTCAGGTCGGCTTCCTGTCGTTCACCTTCCCCGGTGGCGCGATGAGTACGGAGCAGTGCCGGCGTCTCCTCACCGCGTACCGCCTCGCCTGTGCACGGCCGACCACGGTGCTGGTGCTCGGCGGCAGCCGGGACTTCTTCTCCAACGGCATCCATCTGAACGTCATCGAGGCCGCCGCCGACCCCGCCCAGGAGTCCTGGGAGAACATCAACGCCATGGACGACCTCGTGGAAGCCGTTCTGACCACCACGGACCGGCTGGTCGTGAGCGCGCTCGGCGGCAACGCGGCGGCGGGCGGCGCCATGCTGGCCCTGGCCGCCGACCAGGTCTGGTGCAGGAGCGGAGCCGTACTCAACCCGCACTACCGGCTGATGGGGCTGTACGGGTCGGAGTACTGGACGTACACGCTGCCTCGCCGGGTGGGGACCGAGCAGGCCGAGCGCCTGACGCGGCGGGCCCTGCCGGTGACGGCGGCCCGCGCGCGCGAGATCGGGCTCGTCGATGTCGTCATCGACAGCACGCCCCAGGACTTCGGGTCCGCCGTCGCGCGCCATGCCGCGCGTCTCGCGTCGGCACCGGGTACGCAGCAGGGCATCAGTGAGAAGAAGGCGGCCCGCGAACGGGACGAGGCGCTCACGCCGCTGAGCACGTACCGGGAGCGTGAACTGGCCCGAATGCGCGCCACGTTCTTCGACCCCGGCGCGCCGTACCACGCGCTGCGGGCCGCCTTCGTACGGAAGGTGAAGCCGTCGTCGACGCCGGATCACCTGCGATCCGGAACGTCACCCGGCGCTCAGCCCTTGACCGGCCACTCCAGCGGATCGTTGTAG
- a CDS encoding family 43 glycosylhydrolase, which translates to MNVRMLRLHAKAVAALLAGCLVAMFSPATATAVATATAAAATTTADAGNPFVDGWYADPDITMYDDTYWVYPTTSKTYAEQTYLDAFSSTDLVNWTKHEKVLTTADVEWAEYAVWAPAPVERNGKYYLFFAANDIQNDSSLGGIGVAVADKPEGPYSDALGRPLVGKFHNGAQPIDQDVFIDDDGQAYMYYGGWGHANVVKLNDDMTSLGTFADGSTYKEITPADYVEGSQMFKRDGMYYLMWSEGGWTGPDYSVSYAISDSPTGPFEKIEKVLAQDPAVAKGSGHNSVVNVPGTDIWHIFYHRRPLSESAGNNRQLAYDRMHFRADGTIEPVTMRVRDNFADGNSLGWKTYGGSWSAGGGSYRAKSSPGGKALLDTNFADFTYDADVRVTSGRGDAGLLFRAARPAVGVDSYAGYYAGIGPTGKVVLGRADDGAWTPLRSAQLPLPTRRDHHLRISAVGSTIKVYVDDMATPAISVTDDTYRGGANGVRVFNTAAAFDNVSVDKAG; encoded by the coding sequence ATGAACGTTCGAATGCTCAGACTCCACGCCAAGGCCGTAGCCGCACTGCTCGCCGGCTGCCTCGTCGCGATGTTCTCGCCCGCCACCGCCACCGCCGTCGCCACCGCCACGGCAGCCGCGGCCACCACCACCGCCGACGCCGGCAATCCGTTCGTCGACGGCTGGTACGCCGACCCCGACATCACCATGTACGACGACACCTACTGGGTGTACCCGACGACGTCGAAGACGTACGCGGAGCAGACGTATCTCGACGCCTTCTCCTCGACCGACCTGGTCAACTGGACGAAGCACGAGAAGGTGCTGACGACGGCCGACGTCGAGTGGGCCGAGTACGCGGTGTGGGCGCCCGCGCCGGTCGAGCGGAACGGGAAGTACTACCTGTTCTTCGCCGCCAACGACATCCAGAACGACTCCAGCCTCGGCGGTATCGGCGTCGCGGTCGCGGACAAGCCCGAGGGGCCCTACTCGGATGCCCTGGGGCGTCCGCTCGTCGGGAAGTTCCACAACGGCGCCCAGCCCATCGACCAGGACGTCTTCATCGACGACGACGGTCAGGCGTACATGTACTACGGCGGCTGGGGCCACGCGAACGTCGTCAAGCTCAACGACGACATGACCAGCCTCGGCACGTTCGCCGACGGCAGCACGTACAAGGAGATCACGCCCGCCGACTATGTCGAGGGCTCCCAGATGTTCAAGCGCGACGGCATGTACTACCTGATGTGGTCCGAGGGCGGGTGGACCGGTCCGGACTACTCGGTCTCGTACGCCATCTCCGACTCGCCGACCGGCCCCTTCGAGAAGATCGAGAAGGTGCTCGCCCAGGACCCCGCCGTCGCGAAGGGCTCCGGGCACAACTCCGTCGTCAACGTACCCGGCACGGACATCTGGCACATCTTCTACCACCGCAGGCCGCTCAGCGAGAGCGCCGGCAACAACCGCCAACTCGCCTACGACCGCATGCACTTCAGGGCGGACGGCACAATCGAACCCGTCACGATGCGGGTACGGGACAACTTCGCCGACGGCAACTCCCTCGGCTGGAAGACCTACGGCGGGTCGTGGTCGGCCGGTGGCGGGAGCTACCGGGCCAAGAGTTCGCCGGGCGGCAAGGCGCTGCTCGACACCAACTTCGCCGACTTCACCTACGACGCCGACGTCAGGGTCACCTCGGGGCGCGGCGACGCCGGCCTGCTCTTCCGCGCCGCGCGACCGGCCGTCGGTGTCGACAGCTACGCCGGCTACTACGCGGGCATCGGCCCGACCGGCAAGGTCGTGCTCGGCCGTGCGGACGACGGCGCCTGGACGCCCTTGAGATCCGCCCAACTGCCCCTACCCACCCGGCGGGACCACCATCTGCGGATCTCGGCCGTCGGCTCCACAATCAAGGTGTACGTCGACGACATGGCCACGCCGGCGATCTCGGTGACCGACGACACCTACCGCGGCGGGGCCAACGGAGTACGGGTCTTCAACACCGCCGCGGCCTTTGACAACGTCTCCGTCGACAAGGCCGGCTGA
- a CDS encoding GntR family transcriptional regulator, with protein sequence MPEQPPYLRIADELRRRIAEHVWGPGDRLPSRAQIGQECGVGENVVRRAQELLISQGVLEGRAGSGTYVAEVRQRVRVVRSSAREQPTGSPFRQDMKALGRQSDWESRTEAKVPAPTEIAARLGIAEAELCVRTTYEFLADSRPVQLSTSWEPYDLTGGTLVVLPEGGPHAGAGVVNRMAVIGVTVSHAVEQPEPRQATAEEASLLGIQKAALVTHIRRTYYSDQGRPVETADIVVPAAHCEIVYEIPISQ encoded by the coding sequence ATGCCTGAGCAGCCGCCCTATCTCCGCATCGCCGATGAACTCCGGCGACGCATCGCGGAGCACGTCTGGGGACCGGGGGACCGTCTCCCCTCCCGCGCCCAGATCGGCCAGGAGTGCGGCGTGGGCGAGAACGTGGTGCGCCGGGCACAGGAGTTGCTGATCTCCCAGGGAGTGTTGGAAGGTCGGGCCGGATCGGGCACGTACGTCGCCGAAGTCCGGCAACGGGTACGGGTCGTGCGGTCGTCGGCACGCGAACAGCCCACGGGGTCCCCGTTTCGCCAGGACATGAAGGCTCTCGGCAGGCAAAGTGATTGGGAGAGTCGGACCGAGGCGAAGGTGCCGGCCCCGACGGAGATCGCCGCGCGGCTCGGGATCGCCGAGGCCGAGTTGTGCGTGCGGACGACGTACGAGTTCCTGGCGGACAGCAGGCCGGTTCAGCTGTCGACGAGTTGGGAGCCGTACGACCTCACCGGCGGCACACTCGTCGTCCTCCCCGAGGGAGGGCCGCACGCCGGGGCTGGTGTCGTGAACCGCATGGCCGTGATCGGAGTGACCGTCAGCCATGCGGTGGAGCAGCCGGAGCCGCGGCAGGCGACCGCCGAGGAGGCGTCGCTACTCGGCATCCAGAAGGCCGCACTCGTGACGCATATCCGGCGGACGTACTACAGCGACCAAGGCCGACCCGTGGAAACGGCCGACATCGTGGTGCCCGCGGCGCACTGCGAGATCGTCTACGAGATCCCGATCAGCCAGTAG
- a CDS encoding GntR family transcriptional regulator, which yields MTGSVPSRHHDIADDLRHQITTGSIKPGERLPSEVGLADRYKVSTVTLRRALAVLQGEGLVEKIHGKGNYVRRPRRKIVYVGGWGTLDPWTAAEPKLRITVRSTTVPASVHLTTLLKVPTGSPLAEYTCLSLEQGSPHGLARIYIPRDLAPAGFLNDDSACREAAQRFAILGPSPATIRETVSARSPTPDEASALRIGNNMAVLAITRIATDTTGRVVEAALLAFPGDRVDAVFTAHHLLNERPTQG from the coding sequence GTGACCGGCTCCGTGCCCTCTCGTCACCACGACATCGCCGACGATCTCCGCCACCAGATCACGACGGGCAGCATCAAACCTGGCGAGCGCCTACCGTCCGAAGTCGGCCTGGCCGACCGGTACAAGGTCAGCACAGTGACACTGCGACGCGCCCTCGCCGTACTCCAGGGCGAAGGACTCGTCGAGAAGATCCATGGGAAGGGCAACTACGTCCGTCGCCCCCGCCGCAAGATTGTGTACGTCGGCGGCTGGGGCACGCTGGACCCCTGGACCGCCGCCGAGCCAAAGTTGCGCATCACGGTTCGCAGCACCACGGTTCCGGCCTCCGTACACCTGACCACGTTGCTGAAGGTGCCAACGGGCAGCCCTCTCGCCGAGTACACCTGCCTCAGCCTCGAACAAGGGTCACCGCACGGCCTGGCCCGCATCTACATCCCGCGCGACCTGGCCCCTGCCGGATTCCTCAACGACGACTCCGCGTGTCGGGAGGCAGCCCAGAGATTCGCCATCCTCGGCCCGTCGCCGGCCACCATCCGAGAGACGGTCTCCGCCCGCTCTCCCACCCCAGACGAAGCGTCGGCCCTCCGCATCGGAAACAACATGGCCGTTCTCGCGATCACGCGCATCGCCACCGACACCACCGGTCGCGTCGTTGAAGCCGCGCTCCTGGCCTTTCCGGGAGACCGAGTCGACGCCGTCTTCACCGCCCACCACCTGCTCAACGAAAGGCCAACCCAAGGATGA
- a CDS encoding PadR family transcriptional regulator, which produces MTPHTQTVLRALLGQGVDGERRSVVLTDGLYGLELSKLSGLPNGTLFPLLERLRQAGWVERHWEQDDIAEVEGRPRRRFYRLTSKGADLAPGALAEAMASAPAEARPKLGRPGLAGGTR; this is translated from the coding sequence ATGACACCGCACACTCAGACGGTGCTGCGTGCGCTACTAGGCCAGGGGGTCGACGGCGAGCGCCGTTCGGTCGTGCTGACCGATGGGCTGTACGGACTAGAGCTTTCCAAGCTGTCAGGTCTGCCAAACGGGACCCTCTTCCCCCTCTTGGAGCGACTGCGCCAGGCTGGATGGGTCGAGAGGCACTGGGAGCAGGATGACATTGCTGAGGTTGAGGGGCGGCCCAGGCGTCGCTTCTATCGCCTCACGTCGAAGGGCGCTGACCTTGCTCCTGGCGCCTTGGCGGAAGCGATGGCTTCTGCACCCGCCGAGGCAAGGCCGAAGCTCGGGCGCCCTGGTTTGGCAGGGGGGACCCGATGA
- a CDS encoding winged helix-turn-helix domain-containing protein — protein MQLTPHEVLGRWLLVTLGEMGGTGSKQAVLRRIRERYGPQLTETDHLPQPSNGEVKWENRTAWQRNRMVKAGLLKPYERHGDPWALTEAGWTAHRAVQSGQRGSA, from the coding sequence ATGCAGCTGACTCCCCATGAGGTACTCGGCCGGTGGCTTCTCGTAACACTTGGCGAGATGGGCGGCACGGGTTCCAAACAGGCCGTGCTTCGGAGGATCCGTGAGCGGTACGGCCCCCAACTCACCGAGACTGATCACCTGCCGCAGCCGTCCAACGGGGAAGTCAAGTGGGAGAACCGAACTGCTTGGCAGCGCAACCGGATGGTCAAGGCAGGGCTTCTCAAGCCGTACGAGAGGCATGGTGATCCTTGGGCTCTCACTGAGGCAGGCTGGACTGCTCACCGTGCAGTGCAATCCGGTCAGCGAGGATCCGCCTAA
- a CDS encoding DUF4265 domain-containing protein, which translates to MTIESHHVKVGFRLEVDEDGWPPVGVESVWAVDLGDATARLANTPWFVRGIANGDVLRTHADADGRLWAGDVVRNSENCTIRLIVLRDGGTAAARQSVLNASWELRVGGEGVDQFRMIALDVPPEADLRKVQQLLDHGESKGWWHVEEGCVTPAWTTARESPDIHS; encoded by the coding sequence GTGACGATTGAATCGCATCATGTGAAGGTCGGTTTTCGCCTTGAGGTTGATGAAGACGGCTGGCCCCCTGTCGGGGTGGAGAGCGTGTGGGCCGTCGACCTTGGTGATGCGACTGCGCGTCTGGCCAACACCCCGTGGTTCGTTCGTGGGATCGCGAACGGCGATGTGCTTCGCACCCATGCCGACGCCGACGGCCGGCTCTGGGCCGGAGACGTGGTCCGGAACTCCGAGAACTGCACGATCCGATTGATCGTGCTCCGGGACGGCGGCACCGCGGCGGCTCGGCAGAGCGTGCTCAACGCTTCCTGGGAACTCCGGGTGGGTGGCGAGGGAGTGGATCAGTTCAGGATGATCGCTCTGGATGTACCCCCGGAGGCTGATCTCCGTAAGGTCCAACAGCTCTTGGACCATGGCGAGAGCAAGGGCTGGTGGCACGTCGAGGAGGGATGCGTAACCCCCGCGTGGACGACGGCAAGAGAGTCGCCTGACATCCACAGCTGA